A genomic stretch from Ureibacillus composti includes:
- a CDS encoding nitrilase-related carbon-nitrogen hydrolase: MKVAGIQMELVSGQLERNKVKGQKLVLEAIRKGAQLVVLPELWSSGYHINKPTIIKLQQKTKDIVEEFREIARKYSVVLVVPFIDKEEEQLYIAAAVIEANGEIVHVYRKSFLWHHEQQKFAFGERDYVPVQTTVGKIGIVICYDIEFPETSRILALRGAELIIIPSYWSLQSEKRWDIQLPARAVDNTVFILGVNSIGEKSFGKSKLINPQAAILYECSRLKEEILLYDMDLGQIPTARAKIPYLRDFDYSLVPGLVPVDFSRE, encoded by the coding sequence GTGAAAGTAGCAGGCATTCAAATGGAATTAGTTTCAGGACAGTTAGAACGAAATAAAGTAAAAGGGCAGAAGCTAGTCTTAGAAGCCATTCGAAAAGGGGCACAATTGGTGGTATTACCGGAATTATGGTCGAGTGGCTACCATATAAATAAACCAACCATTATTAAGCTCCAACAAAAAACGAAGGATATTGTAGAAGAATTTCGTGAGATTGCAAGAAAATATAGTGTTGTTCTAGTAGTCCCTTTTATCGACAAAGAGGAGGAGCAACTATATATTGCAGCGGCGGTCATAGAAGCAAATGGTGAAATTGTGCATGTTTATCGTAAATCCTTTCTTTGGCATCATGAGCAGCAGAAATTTGCGTTTGGTGAACGAGATTACGTCCCTGTTCAAACTACTGTTGGGAAGATTGGGATCGTAATTTGTTATGATATTGAATTTCCTGAAACAAGTAGGATACTTGCGCTCAGAGGGGCTGAATTGATTATTATCCCAAGCTACTGGAGCTTACAATCCGAAAAAAGATGGGATATCCAACTTCCAGCAAGGGCAGTGGACAATACGGTGTTTATTTTAGGGGTCAACAGTATAGGTGAAAAAAGTTTTGGAAAATCAAAACTAATTAATCCACAAGCGGCAATACTCTACGAATGCTCTCGATTAAAGGAAGAAATTTTGTTGTATGATATGGATTTGGGTCAAATTCCAACTGCCCGCGCCAAAATACCTTATTTACGGGACTTTGATTATTCCTTAGTTCCGGGATTAGTACCTGTAGATTTTAGTAGAGAGTAG
- a CDS encoding RDD family protein has protein sequence MKPITKKRTKAFLIDAAISTAVTLSVEYFLRKKIKNEAFHNLVTPTAVMWGLELVQLRNNGQTIGYKTMGLALENKEGSVPTTGQILKRMAHRDTIGSFIYLKDRTAFEGQDGSTLPHDEFSDTVVKEL, from the coding sequence ATGAAACCCATAACGAAAAAACGAACGAAGGCTTTCTTAATTGATGCAGCGATTTCAACAGCCGTCACATTAAGTGTGGAGTATTTTTTACGTAAGAAAATTAAAAATGAAGCGTTTCATAACCTTGTAACCCCAACAGCTGTCATGTGGGGATTAGAGCTCGTCCAATTACGTAACAATGGACAAACAATTGGTTATAAAACAATGGGACTAGCCCTTGAAAATAAAGAAGGTTCTGTACCAACAACGGGGCAAATTTTAAAGCGTATGGCCCATCGCGATACAATTGGTAGTTTTATATATTTAAAGGATCGAACAGCATTTGAAGGACAAGATGGCAGTACATTACCGCATGATGAGTTTTCAGATACAGTTGTGAAGGAATTGTAA
- a CDS encoding IucA/IucC family C-terminal-domain containing protein — MLNELTNQEIKQLKQFRFTTEQKPSALSISLDELLNEQKLLCYLEQVKTKIGSPNLKVAASIFMKRYSFLAVIYFYGISVWNKKLDISFQNVSLQSVEADQWLPQFYFHHLHTELANENREALLEKWIQFFFSENATVLISNLSKVTKQSELILWENLAIYLFWLYESVLVKIENEELRTRAKEDFQLIVNGSAGLLFGNDQENPIKRFYCDKRCLADTQEEVRVRKTCCFSYLLDGGCKTCKTCPRSCCARAKV, encoded by the coding sequence ATGCTTAACGAGCTAACGAATCAAGAAATTAAACAACTAAAACAGTTTCGGTTTACAACAGAACAAAAGCCCTCAGCATTATCGATTTCATTAGATGAGTTATTAAATGAACAGAAGTTGTTGTGCTATTTGGAGCAAGTAAAAACGAAAATTGGTTCTCCTAACTTGAAAGTGGCAGCTTCGATTTTCATGAAAAGATATTCATTTTTAGCAGTCATTTATTTTTATGGCATTAGCGTGTGGAATAAAAAACTAGATATTTCATTTCAAAATGTTAGCCTTCAATCAGTAGAAGCGGATCAATGGCTTCCACAATTTTATTTTCATCATTTACACACTGAACTGGCGAATGAAAATCGAGAGGCTCTTTTAGAAAAATGGATTCAGTTTTTCTTCTCAGAAAATGCAACGGTCCTAATTTCTAACTTATCAAAAGTGACAAAGCAATCTGAATTAATTCTATGGGAAAATCTTGCAATTTATTTGTTTTGGTTGTATGAATCCGTATTGGTGAAGATTGAAAACGAAGAATTACGTACTCGTGCAAAAGAAGATTTTCAATTAATTGTAAATGGGTCAGCCGGTTTACTTTTTGGAAATGATCAGGAGAATCCAATTAAAAGATTTTATTGTGATAAAAGATGTTTAGCCGATACTCAAGAAGAGGTTCGAGTTAGAAAGACATGTTGCTTTTCATACCTACTAGATGGGGGATGCAAGACGTGTAAGACATGTCCAAGATCATGTTGTGCGAGAGCTAAAGTATGA
- a CDS encoding ABC transporter ATP-binding protein, with amino-acid sequence MHAIETKDLTLSYGDSIIIDQLNIEIPKGEITIFIGGNGCGKSTLLRSIARLLKPKLGAVLLEGKAISKMSTKEVAKQMAILPQSPIAPEGLTVLQLVKQGRFPYQSLLKQWTEEDEQKVNAALMATGIEDLKDRPVDSLSGGQRQRAWIAMTLAQDTDIILLDEPTTYLDMTHQIEILDLLFELNEKENRTIVMVLHDLNLACRYAHNIVAIKNQCIFSQGKPENVVTRDLVKCVFEMECEISKDPLFGTPLCIPYGKGRNIQKQAVGVNA; translated from the coding sequence GTGCATGCAATTGAAACAAAGGATTTGACCCTTTCATATGGCGATAGCATTATAATAGATCAATTAAATATCGAAATTCCTAAAGGGGAAATTACCATTTTTATCGGAGGAAATGGTTGTGGGAAATCGACATTACTCAGATCCATTGCGCGTTTATTAAAACCAAAATTGGGTGCTGTTTTATTAGAGGGGAAAGCAATTTCGAAAATGTCTACAAAAGAAGTGGCAAAACAAATGGCGATTCTCCCGCAATCACCAATCGCACCAGAAGGTCTTACGGTTTTACAGTTAGTGAAGCAAGGACGTTTTCCATATCAAAGTTTACTAAAGCAGTGGACGGAAGAAGATGAACAAAAAGTAAACGCTGCACTGATGGCAACAGGAATTGAAGATTTAAAGGATCGCCCAGTTGATTCATTATCGGGTGGACAGCGACAAAGAGCGTGGATTGCCATGACTCTGGCACAAGACACAGATATTATTTTACTGGATGAACCGACAACATATCTCGATATGACGCATCAAATAGAAATTTTGGATCTTTTATTTGAATTAAATGAGAAAGAAAATCGAACAATTGTCATGGTGTTGCACGATTTGAATTTAGCTTGTCGCTATGCACACAATATCGTCGCTATCAAAAATCAATGCATTTTCTCCCAGGGAAAACCAGAGAATGTGGTGACAAGAGATTTAGTGAAATGTGTATTTGAAATGGAATGTGAAATTTCCAAGGATCCACTATTTGGTACACCACTTTGTATCCCTTATGGAAAAGGAAGAAACATTCAAAAGCAAGCGGTGGGTGTCAATGCTTAA
- a CDS encoding iron ABC transporter permease, producing MSQNKNIRWFKGKVSFLLDTKAIKVFMILLLITALVLIISTALGDMNISPLSVIKVFFGGGTTMEQLVVTSFRLPRILVALLVGISLAIAGGILQGMIRNPLASPDNLGLTGGAAVAVVGFLAFFSDDNNALTVSIKWMPLAAFLGAAIIGILIYLLAWKNGVSPIRLVLIGIGISALMDAFKTLMMILGPIYRASQANIWITGTVHGSTWANVSILLPLTIVLVTIAMILARKMNIQELGDDVATSVGVHVGRQRFTLMMVATALVGISVAFAGGIGFVGLMAPHMARKLVGSSYGALLPVSALVGGILVMVADLIGRTLFSPLEIPAGVFTSAIGAPYFIYLLFKTRKS from the coding sequence ATGAGTCAAAACAAAAATATAAGATGGTTTAAAGGGAAAGTTTCCTTTCTTTTAGATACAAAAGCAATAAAAGTTTTTATGATTTTACTATTAATTACAGCTCTTGTTTTAATCATTAGTACAGCATTAGGGGATATGAATATCAGCCCACTCTCAGTGATCAAAGTATTTTTCGGTGGAGGCACGACAATGGAACAGCTCGTCGTTACGTCCTTCCGTCTACCAAGAATACTTGTTGCTCTTTTAGTAGGGATCTCCCTTGCAATTGCAGGTGGCATTTTACAAGGAATGATTCGAAATCCTTTAGCGTCTCCTGATAATTTAGGTCTTACAGGTGGTGCAGCAGTAGCTGTTGTTGGATTTTTAGCCTTCTTCAGTGATGATAATAATGCCTTGACAGTGAGTATTAAATGGATGCCACTCGCTGCTTTTCTTGGCGCTGCAATTATTGGGATTCTAATCTACTTACTAGCATGGAAAAATGGAGTGTCTCCAATTAGACTCGTATTGATTGGGATTGGAATTTCAGCACTAATGGATGCTTTTAAAACACTTATGATGATTTTAGGGCCGATCTATCGCGCTAGCCAGGCAAATATTTGGATTACAGGAACGGTTCACGGTTCTACATGGGCAAATGTTAGCATTTTATTACCATTGACAATAGTTCTCGTAACCATTGCAATGATACTTGCTCGAAAAATGAATATTCAAGAACTTGGTGACGATGTGGCAACAAGTGTCGGCGTACATGTTGGTAGACAGCGTTTTACGTTAATGATGGTTGCGACGGCTTTGGTTGGTATTTCTGTTGCATTTGCGGGTGGTATTGGATTTGTCGGCTTAATGGCACCACATATGGCAAGAAAACTTGTCGGCTCATCTTATGGTGCATTATTACCCGTATCTGCTTTAGTCGGTGGGATCTTGGTTATGGTCGCCGATTTAATTGGAAGAACATTATTTTCACCGTTAGAAATTCCAGCCGGTGTGTTTACATCAGCAATCGGTGCACCTTATTTTATTTACTTATTATTTAAAACGAGAAAATCTTAG
- a CDS encoding iron ABC transporter permease translates to MLLKNNRQKVLGLFMLILLLAFFICISIVYGYTDTSWKVAWDAFQQNNGSNEHLVIETVRLPRALIAAAVGSSLAIAGVLMQTLTKNPLASPDIFGVNAGASFAVVIGVTLFSMGNFQAIAWIAFLGAAIATIGVYAIGSFGREGLTPMTITLAGAAVTALFSSFTQGILVLNESALEQVLFWIAGSVQGRKLDILTSVLPYLVVGWIGALLFASKMNVLSMGEDVAKGLGLRTGYIKIILGIIIILLSGGAVAVAGPIGFIGIVIPHITRWVVGIDHRWIIPYAGLLGSILLLISDVLARYIIMPQEVPVGVMTAIIGTPFFIYIARRGFNGK, encoded by the coding sequence ATGTTATTAAAAAATAATAGACAAAAAGTACTCGGACTTTTCATGCTAATACTTTTATTAGCATTCTTCATCTGTATAAGTATTGTTTACGGTTATACAGATACTTCATGGAAAGTGGCGTGGGATGCTTTTCAACAAAATAATGGTTCAAATGAACATCTTGTCATTGAAACAGTAAGATTACCTAGGGCACTCATTGCGGCAGCGGTTGGTAGTAGCCTTGCCATCGCAGGTGTTCTAATGCAGACACTTACGAAAAATCCGCTTGCATCTCCAGATATTTTTGGTGTAAACGCAGGTGCAAGTTTTGCAGTTGTTATTGGGGTTACTCTATTTTCAATGGGGAATTTCCAAGCTATTGCTTGGATTGCTTTTCTAGGAGCTGCAATTGCCACGATTGGTGTATATGCAATCGGTTCTTTTGGAAGAGAAGGGCTAACACCGATGACCATTACATTAGCTGGAGCAGCTGTTACGGCTTTGTTTTCTTCATTTACACAAGGAATTCTTGTGTTAAATGAGTCTGCACTTGAGCAAGTGTTGTTCTGGATAGCAGGATCTGTACAGGGAAGAAAACTTGATATCTTAACCTCAGTATTACCCTACTTAGTCGTTGGGTGGATAGGAGCGCTACTATTTGCTTCTAAAATGAACGTGCTATCAATGGGGGAAGACGTTGCAAAGGGATTAGGACTTCGTACAGGCTATATAAAAATTATTCTTGGTATAATAATTATTCTTCTTTCTGGTGGTGCAGTAGCCGTTGCAGGGCCGATTGGATTTATCGGTATTGTCATCCCACATATAACACGTTGGGTGGTAGGAATAGACCATCGATGGATTATCCCGTACGCTGGGTTACTCGGTAGCATCTTACTACTAATTTCTGACGTATTAGCACGGTATATCATTATGCCTCAAGAAGTTCCTGTCGGTGTCATGACTGCGATTATCGGTACTCCTTTCTTTATTTACATTGCAAGAAGGGGGTTCAACGGAAAATGA
- a CDS encoding ABC transporter substrate-binding protein translates to MKKFQPILTLLTLMLVIFLAACGGKEESTSTTENKETSNTESTSYTVEHAMGSTTIEKTPEKVVILTNEGTEALLALGVKPVGAVQSWTGDPWYDHIASEMEGVEVVGLESEVNLEAIAALQPDLIIGNKMRQEDIYEQLSAIAPTVFAEDLRGDWKINFELYAKAVNKAEEGKEVLATYENRVADLKEQLGDQLTKKVSMVRFMAGDVRIYQKDSFSGVILEELGFARPESQDVDEFAIKGATKEQIPLMDGDILFYFTYETGDNEATKLEEEWLKDPIFNNLEVAKKGEVHKVDDVIWNTAGGVKAANLMLDDIENTFLK, encoded by the coding sequence ATGAAAAAATTTCAACCAATTCTAACATTACTTACTTTAATGTTAGTTATCTTTTTAGCTGCATGTGGCGGAAAGGAAGAATCAACTAGTACTACAGAGAACAAAGAAACTTCTAATACAGAAAGTACTAGTTACACTGTCGAACATGCAATGGGATCAACAACTATTGAAAAAACACCTGAGAAAGTAGTTATACTTACAAACGAAGGTACTGAGGCACTATTAGCACTTGGCGTAAAACCTGTAGGAGCTGTTCAATCTTGGACTGGTGACCCTTGGTATGATCATATTGCTTCTGAAATGGAAGGTGTTGAAGTGGTAGGTTTAGAAAGTGAAGTAAACCTTGAAGCCATTGCTGCCCTACAACCAGACTTAATCATCGGGAATAAAATGCGACAAGAAGACATTTACGAGCAACTAAGTGCAATCGCTCCAACAGTTTTTGCAGAAGATTTACGTGGTGACTGGAAAATTAACTTTGAATTATATGCAAAAGCTGTTAATAAAGCTGAAGAAGGTAAAGAAGTTCTTGCTACATATGAGAACCGTGTTGCAGATTTAAAAGAACAACTTGGTGATCAATTAACGAAAAAAGTTTCAATGGTTCGCTTTATGGCTGGAGATGTGCGTATTTATCAAAAGGATTCCTTCTCTGGTGTTATTTTAGAAGAGTTAGGGTTTGCTAGACCGGAAAGTCAAGATGTAGATGAGTTTGCCATTAAAGGCGCAACAAAAGAACAAATTCCTTTAATGGATGGGGATATTCTCTTCTACTTCACTTACGAAACTGGTGACAATGAAGCGACAAAACTTGAAGAAGAATGGTTGAAAGATCCAATTTTCAATAACCTTGAAGTAGCCAAAAAAGGTGAAGTTCACAAAGTCGACGATGTGATTTGGAACACAGCAGGTGGCGTAAAAGCTGCTAACTTAATGCTAGATGATATTGAAAATACTTTCTTAAAATAA
- a CDS encoding DUF1284 domain-containing protein, with product MIKLRGHHLFCLLGYRGMGYSKEYVENMTRLHRILRDNPKTWIKIVEGPDQLCEKYPNSGEYHCQNANIFERDAAILEKMELKIGHILTWEDIESRIKTHVSPSDIQHVCETCTWRSYGVCEEGIQDIHHGKGLREVK from the coding sequence ATGATTAAACTACGAGGCCACCATCTTTTTTGCTTACTAGGTTATCGCGGAATGGGTTATTCCAAAGAATACGTGGAAAATATGACCCGTTTACATCGAATTTTGAGAGACAATCCGAAAACTTGGATTAAGATTGTGGAAGGGCCGGATCAATTATGTGAAAAGTACCCTAACTCAGGTGAATATCACTGCCAAAATGCCAATATTTTTGAAAGAGATGCAGCGATATTAGAGAAAATGGAACTCAAAATTGGACACATTCTTACTTGGGAAGATATTGAATCTCGGATAAAAACTCATGTCTCTCCTTCAGATATTCAACATGTCTGTGAAACTTGTACGTGGCGGTCTTACGGGGTTTGCGAAGAAGGTATACAAGATATTCATCATGGGAAGGGGTTAAGGGAAGTGAAATAG
- a CDS encoding TIGR01777 family oxidoreductase → MKIVLAGGSGFIGKKLTDLLITKGHEVVILTRKKLVPMYNETYVTWLKEGAKPEEELDNVDVFINLAGVSINAGRWTHHHQKQIYESRMKATTELLRIIKVLEHKPSTLINASAIGIYPSSLDTTYTEDSQATANDFLGKTVRDWEATAKRAETIGVRTVFMRFGVILGNEGGALPLMTMPYQYFIGGTVGTGKQWVSWIHVTDVVQAILFAIENDHLNGPINVTAPTPIRMRDFGKTVAHVLKRPHWIPVPSFTMKLVLGQKSKLVLEGQRVVPKVLIEEKFDFQFSTLYKALEDLLK, encoded by the coding sequence ATGAAAATAGTACTTGCAGGTGGTTCCGGGTTTATAGGAAAGAAGTTAACGGACCTTTTAATTACAAAAGGGCATGAAGTAGTGATATTGACGAGGAAGAAACTGGTACCAATGTACAATGAAACCTATGTTACCTGGTTAAAAGAAGGGGCCAAACCTGAGGAAGAATTAGATAATGTTGATGTTTTCATTAATTTAGCAGGTGTCTCCATTAACGCAGGAAGGTGGACTCATCACCACCAAAAACAAATTTATGAGAGTCGAATGAAAGCTACCACTGAGTTATTAAGGATCATAAAGGTGCTAGAACACAAGCCGTCCACTCTGATTAATGCAAGTGCAATTGGGATTTACCCGAGTTCACTTGATACAACATATACGGAAGATTCACAAGCAACGGCAAATGACTTTTTAGGGAAGACTGTTAGGGATTGGGAAGCTACGGCAAAAAGGGCAGAAACAATTGGAGTGCGGACTGTCTTCATGAGATTTGGTGTAATTCTCGGCAATGAAGGAGGAGCTCTTCCTCTCATGACAATGCCGTATCAATATTTCATTGGTGGAACAGTTGGAACGGGTAAACAATGGGTATCATGGATTCACGTGACGGATGTGGTACAGGCGATACTCTTTGCCATTGAGAATGATCACTTAAATGGACCAATAAACGTTACAGCACCCACTCCAATTAGAATGAGGGATTTCGGAAAAACGGTTGCCCACGTATTAAAAAGACCACATTGGATACCTGTCCCATCGTTTACAATGAAATTGGTACTTGGTCAAAAAAGTAAACTTGTCCTAGAAGGGCAACGTGTTGTGCCAAAAGTATTAATCGAAGAGAAATTTGATTTTCAATTTTCAACCTTATACAAAGCATTGGAGGATCTTCTAAAGTGA
- a CDS encoding acryloyl-CoA reductase, producing MVENFKALVVDHNEEFTVEVKNLSLKDLPDGEVLIKVAYSSINYKDSLAAIPNGNIVKDYPFVPGIDLAGIVISSKDPRFKEGDEVIATSYEIGVSHFGGFSEYARIPADWIVPLPKGLTLKEAMVIGTAGFTAALSVQRLEENNVSKEKGKVLVTGATGGVGSFAVSILSTLGYQVEASTGKESEQEYLQKLGATSIVSRDEVYDGKIRALGKQKWVAAVDPVGGEPLAALLSQIQYGGSVAVSGLTAGTKLPTTVFPFILRGVNLLGIDSVYCPMETRLKVWSRLATDFKPANLEELIQQEVTLEQLPEFLPTLLKGQARGRILVKLS from the coding sequence TTGGTAGAGAACTTCAAAGCATTAGTAGTAGATCATAATGAAGAATTTACAGTAGAAGTGAAAAATCTAAGTTTAAAAGATTTACCAGATGGAGAAGTATTGATTAAAGTTGCATATTCTTCCATTAATTATAAGGATAGTCTTGCGGCTATTCCGAATGGAAACATAGTAAAAGATTATCCTTTTGTACCTGGAATAGATTTGGCCGGGATTGTGATTTCTTCAAAAGACCCACGATTTAAAGAAGGGGATGAAGTCATCGCAACAAGCTATGAAATTGGTGTTTCCCACTTTGGTGGTTTTAGTGAATATGCACGCATTCCAGCTGACTGGATTGTTCCGCTACCAAAAGGACTTACGTTAAAAGAAGCGATGGTAATTGGAACGGCAGGATTTACTGCAGCATTATCTGTTCAACGACTAGAAGAAAATAATGTTTCAAAAGAAAAGGGAAAAGTACTTGTGACAGGGGCAACTGGTGGCGTTGGTAGCTTCGCTGTTTCAATTCTGTCTACACTTGGCTATCAAGTTGAAGCAAGTACTGGGAAAGAATCTGAACAAGAATACTTACAAAAACTAGGTGCCACTTCAATTGTTTCACGAGATGAAGTATATGATGGAAAAATTAGAGCGTTAGGTAAACAAAAATGGGTAGCGGCAGTTGATCCAGTAGGTGGCGAACCTTTAGCAGCACTATTAAGTCAAATTCAATACGGCGGTTCAGTTGCAGTCAGCGGACTAACAGCAGGGACAAAGCTCCCAACAACAGTCTTTCCGTTTATCTTACGAGGGGTAAACTTATTAGGAATTGATTCGGTTTATTGCCCAATGGAAACACGATTAAAAGTGTGGAGCCGTCTAGCAACTGATTTTAAACCAGCTAACTTAGAAGAATTGATTCAACAAGAAGTAACTTTGGAGCAACTTCCAGAGTTTTTACCAACTCTTTTAAAAGGTCAAGCAAGAGGTAGAATACTTGTGAAATTATCATGA
- a CDS encoding TetR/AcrR family transcriptional regulator, producing MKKKEEERKEQIMKAAYNAVSTLGYDNVTLQDIADYANVSKGVVHYYFKSKQNILSALLESITNQIYKYEVEAIDQHQNAIEKLRAYLDAVFISPSKNKKFYSVYLDFLAQANGNEEYKKINLNFYENCWNIGQEIIELGIREGVFNQEIDSLTTAKMMRAIIDGSLIQWLTSNEDGLHQFYKDACMKSILKLLH from the coding sequence ATGAAGAAAAAAGAGGAAGAACGAAAGGAACAAATAATGAAAGCAGCCTATAACGCTGTCTCAACTTTAGGTTACGATAACGTCACTCTTCAGGATATTGCTGATTATGCCAATGTATCAAAAGGAGTAGTTCACTACTATTTTAAAAGTAAGCAAAACATATTATCAGCTTTACTGGAATCTATTACTAACCAAATTTATAAATATGAAGTAGAAGCGATAGACCAACATCAAAATGCTATTGAAAAACTGAGAGCATACTTAGATGCTGTTTTTATTTCACCCTCAAAAAATAAGAAGTTTTACAGCGTCTATTTAGACTTTTTAGCTCAAGCCAACGGAAATGAAGAGTATAAAAAAATAAACCTGAACTTTTATGAGAATTGTTGGAATATTGGGCAAGAAATCATTGAATTAGGCATAAGAGAAGGTGTATTTAATCAAGAGATTGACTCTTTAACAACTGCGAAAATGATGAGGGCAATAATTGATGGTTCATTAATTCAATGGTTAACAAGTAATGAGGACGGACTCCATCAATTCTATAAGGATGCTTGTATGAAAAGTATCCTAAAATTACTACATTAA
- a CDS encoding acetyl-CoA hydrolase/transferase family protein, protein MEITIEKRIGIPSLLTKVKTAEEAAALIHDGDIVGMSGFTRAGDAKVVPLALAERAKNENIKIDVYTGASLGPEVDQRLAEVGAIRKRVPYQGDPVIRNLINKGEILYVDAHLSHNAELVRQGIIGPIDFAIIEATAITEDGLIIPTTSVGNSPIYAKYAKNIIVELNVAHSETLVGVHDIFIPEEQGDRQPIQLLKAKDRIGEIGIRVEPEKIQAIVVSDQTDAPSLIVAPDDETQTMANHLLDFLRGEIKAGRLTNKLAPIQSGVGSVANAVLEGFKESEFEDLEVFSEVLQDAVFNLIDAGKVSFASCTSITISEELQKKVYGNIEKYADKIVLRPQEISNHPEVIRRLGLIAINAALEVDIYGNVNSTHVSGTRMMNGIGGSGDFTRNSRISIFVTKSYAKGGTISSIVPMVPHHDHTEHDVHVIVTEQGVADLRGLAPKERVPLIIENCVHPDYKQQLWDYYNEAVELTGGHHTPHNLEKALSWHVNLAKNGTMKAE, encoded by the coding sequence ATGGAAATAACAATTGAAAAACGAATCGGTATACCAAGCTTATTAACTAAAGTAAAAACTGCCGAAGAAGCAGCTGCTTTAATTCATGATGGCGATATCGTCGGAATGAGTGGCTTTACACGTGCAGGGGATGCAAAGGTTGTCCCTTTAGCACTTGCTGAGCGAGCAAAAAATGAAAATATCAAAATTGATGTTTACACAGGTGCGTCTTTAGGACCTGAAGTTGACCAAAGATTAGCTGAAGTCGGCGCAATTCGTAAACGTGTTCCCTATCAAGGAGACCCAGTGATTCGTAATTTAATCAATAAAGGTGAAATCCTATATGTAGATGCGCATCTATCTCATAATGCAGAGTTAGTTCGTCAAGGTATTATTGGACCAATTGATTTCGCCATTATTGAAGCGACAGCGATTACAGAAGATGGCCTAATCATACCGACAACTTCTGTTGGGAACTCGCCAATTTATGCAAAATATGCGAAAAATATTATTGTTGAATTGAACGTTGCCCATTCTGAGACTTTAGTAGGTGTACATGATATCTTCATTCCTGAAGAACAAGGCGATCGTCAACCAATTCAATTATTAAAAGCGAAAGATCGTATTGGTGAAATTGGTATTCGTGTAGAACCTGAGAAAATTCAAGCCATTGTCGTTTCGGATCAAACAGATGCGCCTTCTTTAATTGTAGCGCCAGATGATGAAACACAAACAATGGCCAACCACTTACTTGATTTCCTTCGTGGTGAAATTAAAGCGGGTCGCTTAACAAACAAGCTTGCTCCAATTCAGTCTGGTGTAGGTTCTGTTGCTAACGCTGTGTTAGAAGGATTTAAAGAATCTGAATTTGAAGATTTAGAGGTCTTCTCAGAAGTATTGCAGGATGCGGTATTTAACTTAATTGATGCTGGAAAAGTATCATTTGCATCTTGTACGTCGATTACAATTTCAGAGGAATTACAAAAGAAAGTTTATGGCAATATAGAAAAATATGCAGATAAAATCGTCTTACGCCCACAAGAAATATCTAACCATCCAGAAGTCATCCGTCGCTTAGGATTAATCGCCATTAACGCGGCCCTTGAAGTAGATATTTATGGAAATGTGAACTCAACCCATGTATCTGGAACGCGTATGATGAATGGTATCGGTGGGTCAGGTGATTTTACACGTAACTCACGGATCAGTATATTCGTAACAAAATCCTATGCAAAAGGGGGAACAATTTCATCGATCGTGCCAATGGTTCCACACCATGACCACACAGAACATGATGTACATGTAATTGTGACAGAGCAAGGGGTTGCAGACTTACGCGGATTAGCACCAAAAGAACGTGTACCGTTAATCATTGAAAACTGTGTACACCCAGACTACAAACAACAATTATGGGATTATTACAACGAAGCAGTAGAATTAACTGGTGGTCACCATACACCTCACAATTTAGAAAAAGCGCTTTCATGGCATGTGAATCTAGCGAAAAACGGTACAATGAAGGCTGAATAA